In a genomic window of Panthera tigris isolate Pti1 chromosome D4, P.tigris_Pti1_mat1.1, whole genome shotgun sequence:
- the GNG10 gene encoding guanine nucleotide-binding protein G(I)/G(S)/G(O) subunit gamma-10 — MSSGASVNALQRLVEQLKLEAGVERIKVSQAAAELQQYCMQNACKDALLVGVPAGSNPFREPRSCALF, encoded by the exons ATGTCTTCCGGGGCCAGCGTGAACGCCCTGCAGCGCCTGGTGGAGCAGCTCAAGCTGGAGGCTGGCGTGGAGAGAATCAAG GTCTCGCAGGCAGCTGCAGAGCTTCAACAGTACTGCATGCAGAATGCCTGCAAGGACGCCCTGCTGGTAGGTGTTCCAGCTGGAAGCAACCCCTTCCGGGAGCCCAGATCCTGTGCTTTATTCTAA